A genomic stretch from uncultured Cohaesibacter sp. includes:
- the pstA gene encoding phosphate ABC transporter permease PstA, whose translation MTDATNTQGETIATSSQRDLGLKKRYGKERRFQALGITAIILGVLFLVMLFLSIVTKGYSAFQQTKIHLDLYLNAELIDPSGNRDISTIQMPIRYNKVLAQAIAKAVGLDPNDKATRKQQRVAKSLLSKGASVDLRDLVVANPDLIGTRIDYWALADGDVDSFVKGQIPRDVPETQRLVKDAQIAYIDQLVKEGTMEKQFNTNLFLNGPSSRPESAGIAVAVMGSIFMMLIVLVLALPIGVAASIYLEEFAPKNRWTDLIEVNINNLAAVPSIVFGLLGLAVFINFAGLPRSASIVGGLVLTLMTLPTIIIATRSALKAVPPSIREAALGVGASKTQATFHHVLPLATPGILTGTIIGLAQALGETAPLLMIGMVAFIKDFPTTPLDPATALPVQIYMWSGEAQRAFTERTSAAILILLAFLALMNISAVLLRRRFERRW comes from the coding sequence ATGACTGATGCAACCAACACACAGGGCGAAACCATCGCCACGAGCTCGCAACGCGATCTGGGTCTGAAAAAGCGCTACGGCAAAGAACGTCGCTTTCAGGCTCTGGGCATCACCGCCATCATTCTGGGCGTGCTGTTCCTCGTGATGCTATTCCTGTCCATCGTCACGAAAGGCTACTCTGCCTTTCAGCAGACAAAGATTCATCTTGATCTCTATCTCAATGCCGAGTTGATCGACCCGTCCGGCAACCGCGATATCAGCACCATCCAGATGCCGATCCGCTACAACAAGGTTCTGGCACAGGCCATTGCCAAGGCCGTTGGTCTGGACCCCAATGACAAGGCGACACGCAAGCAGCAGCGCGTGGCAAAAAGCCTTCTTTCAAAGGGGGCATCGGTCGATCTGCGCGATCTGGTCGTTGCCAATCCTGACCTGATCGGCACCCGGATTGATTATTGGGCATTGGCAGATGGCGACGTCGACAGCTTCGTCAAAGGCCAGATCCCGCGCGATGTGCCTGAAACGCAGCGATTGGTCAAGGATGCCCAGATCGCTTATATCGATCAGCTCGTTAAAGAAGGGACGATGGAGAAGCAATTCAACACCAACCTGTTCCTGAACGGCCCGTCGTCCCGACCGGAATCGGCTGGTATCGCCGTGGCGGTCATGGGCTCCATCTTCATGATGTTGATCGTGTTGGTGTTGGCTTTGCCAATCGGGGTTGCCGCTTCCATCTATCTGGAGGAATTCGCTCCCAAAAACCGCTGGACCGACCTTATCGAGGTGAATATCAACAACCTCGCTGCGGTGCCTTCCATCGTATTTGGTCTGTTGGGACTGGCTGTGTTCATCAATTTTGCCGGTCTGCCGCGGTCCGCGTCGATTGTCGGCGGTCTGGTTCTGACCCTGATGACGCTGCCAACCATCATTATTGCAACCCGCTCGGCTCTCAAGGCTGTCCCGCCTTCCATACGTGAAGCCGCGCTGGGAGTTGGCGCCTCCAAGACACAGGCAACGTTCCATCATGTTCTGCCACTGGCAACGCCGGGCATTCTGACTGGAACGATTATTGGTCTGGCGCAGGCCCTTGGTGAGACCGCGCCGCTTCTGATGATCGGCATGGTGGCCTTCATCAAGGACTTCCCCACGACACCGCTTGATCCGGCAACGGCCCTGCCCGTCCAGATCTATATGTGGTCTGGCGAAGCACAACGCGCCTTCACGGAGCGGACCTCCGCTGCGATCCTGATCCTTCTGGCGTTTCTTGCGCTGATGAATATTTCTGCGGTGCTTCTGCGTCGCCGCTTTGAGCGCCGCTGGTAA
- the pstC gene encoding phosphate ABC transporter permease subunit PstC — translation MSPLWLLVAIIVFALVGAVLGRNRAVSCVNGNIATLHSRPGYYGSYVMIWTALPAIFFMVALLIAQPFYNSSVIDSELRTGYTESCDLAMARIQGEADADVPAICKDKEQYETLDTRRALMRSVVESVAVGVGLLDEETAAKLHNGFVAVRPTLKSVGVALAEDVPDTVVDAANRLNEVNATGNLILIVGVALLVILGFVLSYLRIKPRLRARNLVESNIKIALVLASSIAILTTVGIVLSMLFEAIHFFSQVHPFNFFFGTEWDPRFTSAGREGGGEGSFGLIPLIWGTLYISLVALLVAVPIGMFAAIYMAEYANNSVRAIAKPLLEILAGIPTIVYGFFALVTVGPFLHDAGATIGLNISATSVLTAGFVMGIMLIPFISSLSDDIITAVPQSLRDGSLGLGATKSETIKRVILPAALPGIVGSVLLAASRAIGETMIVVMAAGIAANLTANPFEAVTTVTVKIVSQLTGDLEFNSPQTLVAFALGITLFVITLGLNIFALHIVRKYREQYD, via the coding sequence ATGAGCCCGTTATGGCTTTTGGTAGCTATCATCGTTTTCGCGCTGGTCGGTGCAGTTCTGGGGCGTAATCGCGCCGTCTCCTGCGTCAACGGAAATATAGCTACACTTCATTCGCGTCCCGGATATTACGGTTCCTATGTGATGATATGGACCGCACTTCCGGCAATTTTCTTTATGGTCGCCCTTCTCATTGCGCAGCCATTCTACAACAGCTCGGTCATCGATTCCGAATTGCGCACTGGCTATACCGAATCCTGTGATCTCGCCATGGCGCGCATCCAGGGGGAAGCGGATGCAGACGTTCCTGCCATTTGTAAAGACAAAGAGCAGTATGAAACACTGGATACCCGCCGCGCCCTGATGCGCAGCGTTGTTGAAAGCGTCGCAGTCGGGGTCGGTCTTCTGGATGAAGAAACCGCAGCCAAGCTTCACAATGGCTTTGTCGCCGTGCGCCCGACGCTCAAATCGGTAGGTGTTGCGCTTGCCGAGGATGTGCCGGACACTGTCGTGGACGCAGCCAACCGGTTGAATGAAGTCAATGCGACCGGAAACCTGATACTGATCGTCGGCGTCGCCTTGCTTGTCATTCTCGGCTTCGTTCTTTCCTATCTGCGCATCAAACCCAGATTGCGCGCCCGAAACCTTGTCGAAAGCAACATCAAGATAGCGCTGGTGCTGGCCTCTTCCATCGCCATTCTGACGACCGTGGGCATCGTGCTTTCCATGCTGTTTGAAGCGATCCACTTCTTCAGCCAGGTGCATCCGTTCAACTTCTTCTTTGGCACAGAATGGGATCCCCGCTTCACATCGGCCGGCCGCGAAGGCGGTGGTGAAGGCTCGTTCGGCCTTATCCCCTTGATCTGGGGTACATTATATATCTCGCTTGTCGCTCTGCTTGTTGCCGTTCCCATCGGCATGTTCGCCGCCATCTATATGGCCGAATATGCCAACAATTCGGTCCGTGCCATCGCCAAGCCGCTTCTGGAAATTCTGGCCGGTATCCCGACCATTGTTTATGGTTTCTTCGCACTGGTAACGGTGGGACCATTCCTTCATGACGCCGGAGCTACGATAGGGCTGAATATTTCTGCCACCTCGGTTCTGACAGCAGGCTTCGTCATGGGGATCATGCTGATCCCGTTCATCTCTTCGCTGTCCGACGATATTATCACGGCGGTTCCGCAATCTTTACGCGATGGATCTCTGGGGCTGGGTGCAACCAAGTCGGAAACGATCAAGAGGGTCATTCTGCCTGCCGCCCTACCGGGGATCGTTGGTTCTGTGCTGCTTGCTGCGTCCCGCGCTATTGGTGAAACAATGATCGTGGTCATGGCCGCAGGCATCGCCGCCAACCTGACGGCAAACCCGTTTGAAGCGGTTACCACCGTGACCGTAAAAATTGTCAGCCAGTTGACTGGTGACCTTGAGTTCAACTCTCCGCAAACCCTTGTGGCCTTTGCGCTGGGTATCACCCTGTTTGTCATCACCCTGGGGCTCAACATCTTTGCTCTGCACATCGTGCGGAAATATCGGGAGCAGTATGACTGA
- the pstB gene encoding phosphate ABC transporter ATP-binding protein PstB has protein sequence MQDTNQNFQQDSDIRANPIKMSGEKVNVHYGAKQALFDVDLKIEENQVTSLIGPSGCGKSTFLRCLNRMNDTIDICRVGGKIMLDSTDIYNTDVDVVELRARVGMVFQKANPFPKSIFENVAYGPRIHGLCRTKAEMDEVVVTSLQKAGLFEEIKDRLDEPGTGLSGGQQQRLCIARAIAVSPEVILMDEPCSALDPIATAKVEELIDELRENYTIVIVTHSMQQAARVSQRTAFFHMGNLVEEGPTDHIFTNPEDKRTQDYITGRFG, from the coding sequence ATGCAGGATACCAACCAAAACTTTCAGCAGGATAGCGATATCCGCGCCAACCCGATCAAGATGTCTGGCGAAAAGGTAAACGTCCATTATGGCGCCAAACAGGCGCTGTTTGATGTCGATCTCAAGATCGAGGAAAATCAGGTGACGTCGCTCATCGGTCCGTCCGGTTGTGGCAAATCCACCTTCCTGAGATGTCTCAACCGGATGAATGACACCATTGATATCTGTCGTGTGGGCGGCAAGATCATGCTCGACAGCACAGATATCTATAACACCGACGTGGATGTCGTCGAGCTACGCGCGCGCGTAGGCATGGTGTTCCAGAAGGCGAACCCGTTCCCGAAAAGCATTTTCGAGAATGTCGCCTATGGTCCGCGCATCCATGGCCTTTGCCGTACCAAGGCTGAAATGGACGAAGTGGTTGTCACCTCTTTGCAGAAGGCAGGCCTGTTCGAGGAAATCAAGGATCGCCTTGATGAACCGGGCACGGGGCTTTCCGGTGGTCAGCAACAGCGTCTTTGCATCGCCCGCGCGATTGCCGTCAGCCCGGAAGTCATTTTGATGGATGAGCCCTGCTCAGCTCTTGACCCCATCGCTACGGCGAAGGTTGAGGAACTGATCGACGAGCTGCGCGAGAATTATACGATTGTCATCGTGACACATTCCATGCAACAGGCAGCGCGTGTTTCCCAGCGGACAGCCTTTTTCCATATGGGCAATCTGGTTGAAGAAGGTCCGACCGACCACATCTTCACCAATCCCGAAGACAAGCGCACCCAGGATTACATCACCGGCCGCTTTG